The Mucilaginibacter gracilis genomic interval TTGACCGTATGTATAAAGCCTACCAGGCCGACCAGGTATTGATGACCGCTGATATGAAAAAGCGCAGGGAAAACGAAATTGTTGATAAGGAAAAAGCCGCTAAAGATTTTCAGCGCCAAAAGTTTGGCCCGGACGGCGAGCTTACCCAACGCAGCAATACCCTGGTTAAACCCATACAGGATAGAATTGCCAAAGCAGTACAAGGTTTAGCCGAAAGCGAAAATATTGATATGATATTTGATAAGAACAGCGAAGTTGTAATGCTGTATGCAAACCCACGTTACGATAAAAGCGCCGATGTAATTACGCGCCTTGGGCTTAAACCCGGAGTTTTTGCCAAGTAATAATAAATTATGTTTAGTAAGTTAAATACATATTAAACTTTGCCGAAGCGTTAAAATAGTGCCGCTCAAATCAAATAATTTGTTTAAAATAGCACCATAAAAAATCAGGAAAAAGTTCAGATGAAAAAATTATTAAAAGTTGTATTAGTTGCGGGGTGTATGTTGTTTACGGGGAACATGATAGCTAATGCACAATCAAAAATTGGCCATGTTAACTTTAACGCTATAATTGACCAAATGCCCGATACCAAGGTAATTTCGGCCCAGTTACAAGCTTATCAAAAAACGTTTATCGATCAGTTAACTGTTATGCAATCGGAGCTTCAAGTTAAAGCTAATGCTTACGATACTCAAAAAGCTACCATGACTGATGCTGTGCGCCAGTTAAAAGAAGGTGAATTGCAAGACATTCAAAAACGTATGCAGGATTATCAAACAACTGCAGGCCAAAAAGTTGATGCCAAAAAAGAAGAACTTGGTAAACCACTTTTTGACAAAGTTAGATTGGCAATATCGGCAGTAGCTAAAGAAAAAGGTTACGGTTACGTTATCGATTCGTCGCAAAATGAGCTTTTGGTAGCTCCGGATGGCGAC includes:
- a CDS encoding OmpH family outer membrane protein; the protein is MRKIFLTFGFVFLTSVCAFAQRFAYIDSDYILKHIPDYVSSQKELNSLSAQWQKEVDARFQEIDRMYKAYQADQVLMTADMKKRRENEIVDKEKAAKDFQRQKFGPDGELTQRSNTLVKPIQDRIAKAVQGLAESENIDMIFDKNSEVVMLYANPRYDKSADVITRLGLKPGVFAK
- a CDS encoding OmpH family outer membrane protein, whose translation is MKKLLKVVLVAGCMLFTGNMIANAQSKIGHVNFNAIIDQMPDTKVISAQLQAYQKTFIDQLTVMQSELQVKANAYDTQKATMTDAVRQLKEGELQDIQKRMQDYQTTAGQKVDAKKEELGKPLFDKVRLAISAVAKEKGYGYVIDSSQNELLVAPDGDDLMAAVKLKLGLK